From Micromonospora sp. NBC_01699, a single genomic window includes:
- a CDS encoding Asp23/Gls24 family envelope stress response protein has translation MSEVVQNTAGDAAGSAEAGAAAVPAPSTPAAAPRGTTAVSEEVVEKIAGLAAREVPGVADLGGDVARFFNNVLDRIGLDEVGDAGRGVSVDVKGTAATINVVIVLEAGHVVGEVTEAVRAKVIEAVEKYGLQVTQVNVKVDDIELPAAPAAGA, from the coding sequence ATGAGCGAGGTTGTGCAGAACACCGCGGGCGACGCCGCGGGCAGTGCCGAAGCCGGGGCGGCAGCCGTTCCCGCGCCGAGCACGCCGGCCGCCGCACCCCGCGGAACCACCGCGGTTTCCGAGGAGGTCGTGGAGAAGATCGCCGGCTTGGCCGCGCGTGAGGTGCCCGGTGTCGCCGACCTCGGTGGCGACGTGGCCCGCTTCTTCAACAACGTGCTGGACCGGATCGGGCTGGACGAGGTGGGCGACGCCGGCCGCGGTGTCTCGGTCGACGTGAAGGGTACGGCCGCCACCATCAACGTCGTCATCGTGCTCGAAGCCGGTCACGTGGTCGGCGAGGTCACCGAGGCGGTACGGGCCAAGGTCATCGAGGCGGTCGAGAAGTACGGCCTCCAGGTGACCCAGGTGAACGTCAAGGTCGACGACATCGAGCTGCCGGCCGCACCGGCTGCCGGCGCCTGA
- a CDS encoding tetratricopeptide repeat protein: MSDPRITSSIFTRGAVDLGALRSAAQPTARPAGQPPASPSAPAATPAGVAGGGGVTVIDVTEATFQTEVLERSLTTPVVIDFWAEWCEPCKQLSPVLERLAIEGDGAWVLAKIDVDSNPRIAQMFRVQGIPMVYAVIGGQPVDAFSGVVPESQLRQWLDAVLKAGGVAVDTPEDPRLGEADEALITGDLDSAERAYKKILSDAPADAAAEAGLAHVALARRVTGVDPNVALAAAAANPDDVPAHLLAADIEVLSGLAEQAYARLVNLIRRSSGEDREGIRRHLLSLFTVAGPDDPAVAGARRALASALF, from the coding sequence ATGAGCGACCCACGGATCACCTCGTCGATCTTCACCCGCGGCGCGGTAGACCTCGGCGCGCTGCGCAGCGCCGCCCAGCCGACCGCACGACCCGCCGGCCAGCCGCCGGCCAGCCCGTCCGCACCCGCTGCCACACCGGCCGGCGTCGCAGGTGGAGGTGGGGTCACCGTCATCGACGTCACCGAGGCGACGTTCCAGACGGAGGTGCTGGAGCGGTCCCTGACCACACCGGTGGTGATCGACTTCTGGGCCGAGTGGTGCGAGCCGTGCAAGCAACTCTCGCCGGTGCTGGAGCGGCTGGCGATCGAGGGCGATGGCGCCTGGGTGCTCGCGAAGATCGACGTCGACAGCAATCCGCGAATCGCGCAGATGTTCCGGGTGCAGGGCATCCCGATGGTCTACGCGGTGATCGGCGGCCAGCCGGTCGACGCCTTCTCCGGCGTGGTGCCCGAGTCGCAGTTGCGACAGTGGCTCGACGCCGTACTCAAGGCCGGTGGGGTGGCGGTCGACACGCCCGAGGATCCCCGACTGGGTGAGGCCGATGAGGCGCTCATCACCGGCGACCTCGACTCGGCCGAACGGGCGTACAAGAAGATCCTGTCGGACGCACCGGCGGACGCCGCGGCCGAGGCGGGCCTGGCCCACGTCGCGCTGGCCCGCCGGGTGACCGGGGTCGACCCGAACGTGGCCCTCGCCGCCGCCGCGGCCAACCCCGACGACGTCCCGGCGCACCTGCTGGCCGCCGACATCGAGGTGCTCAGCGGCCTGGCGGAACAGGCGTACGCGCGGCTGGTCAACCTGATCCGGCGCAGCTCGGGTGAGGACCGCGAGGGGATTCGTCGCCACCTGCTCTCCCTGTTCACCGTCGCCGGCCCCGACGACCCGGCCGTCGCCGGAGCCCGCCGGGCGCTCGCCAGCGCACTGTTCTGA
- a CDS encoding acyl-CoA mutase large subunit family protein, with protein sequence MNADEIDAGRARWQARYDAARKRDADFTTLSGAPVDPVYGPPPGTDHPGFERIGWPGEYPYTRGLYPTGYRGRTWTIRQFAGFGNAQQTNERYKMILGAGGGGLSVAFDMPTLMGRDSDDPQSLGEVGHCGVAIDSAADMETLFDGIGLAGTTTSMTISGPAVPVFCMYLVAAQRQGADLSTLDGTLQTDIFKEYIAQKEWLFEPEPHLRLIGDLMEYCAKEIPRYKPLSVSGYHIREAGSTAAQELAYTLADGFGYVELGLSRGLDVNVFAPGLSFFFDAHLDFFEEIAKFRAARRIWARWLREVYGATDERALWLRFHTQTAGVSLTAQQPVNNVVRTAVEALAAVLGGTNSLHTNALDETLALPTDESAEIALRTQQVLMEEIGVTNVADPLGGSWYVEALTDRIEAEAEEIFARIRQLGGDGPHRIGPMTSGILRGIEDGWFTGHIAEAAFSYQQALEKGEKKIVGVNVHTGTTAKELEILRISHEVEVEQRRLLAERKSARDTTAITAALDRMLAAARTTENMIPAMLDAVRAEATLGEICNALRTEWGTYQEPPRF encoded by the coding sequence ATGAACGCCGACGAGATCGATGCCGGCCGGGCCCGTTGGCAGGCCCGGTACGACGCGGCCCGCAAACGGGACGCCGACTTCACCACCCTGTCCGGCGCGCCCGTCGACCCGGTCTACGGACCGCCGCCCGGCACCGACCACCCCGGCTTCGAGCGGATCGGCTGGCCGGGGGAGTACCCGTACACCCGGGGTCTCTACCCGACCGGCTACCGGGGGCGGACCTGGACCATCCGGCAGTTCGCCGGCTTCGGCAACGCCCAGCAGACCAACGAGCGCTACAAGATGATCCTCGGCGCCGGCGGTGGCGGACTCTCGGTCGCCTTCGACATGCCGACCCTGATGGGCCGCGACTCCGACGACCCCCAGTCGCTCGGCGAGGTCGGGCACTGCGGTGTCGCCATCGACTCGGCCGCCGACATGGAGACCCTCTTCGACGGCATCGGGCTGGCCGGCACCACCACCTCGATGACCATCTCCGGCCCGGCCGTGCCGGTCTTCTGCATGTACCTGGTCGCCGCGCAACGGCAGGGCGCCGATCTGTCCACTCTGGACGGCACGCTCCAGACCGACATCTTCAAGGAGTACATCGCGCAGAAGGAGTGGCTCTTCGAACCCGAGCCGCACCTGCGCCTGATCGGCGACCTGATGGAGTACTGCGCCAAGGAGATCCCGCGCTACAAGCCGCTGTCGGTCTCCGGCTACCACATCCGCGAGGCCGGCTCGACCGCCGCGCAGGAACTGGCGTACACCCTCGCGGACGGTTTCGGCTACGTCGAACTCGGCCTCTCCCGGGGCCTGGACGTCAACGTCTTCGCCCCCGGCCTCAGCTTCTTCTTCGACGCCCACCTCGACTTCTTCGAGGAGATCGCCAAGTTCCGGGCCGCCCGCCGGATCTGGGCCCGGTGGCTGCGCGAGGTCTACGGCGCCACCGACGAGCGGGCGCTCTGGCTGCGCTTCCACACCCAGACCGCCGGCGTCTCACTGACCGCGCAGCAGCCGGTCAACAACGTCGTACGGACCGCGGTGGAGGCGCTCGCCGCCGTACTCGGCGGGACCAACTCGCTGCACACCAACGCCCTGGACGAGACCCTGGCCCTGCCGACCGACGAGTCGGCCGAGATCGCGCTGCGGACCCAGCAGGTGCTGATGGAGGAGATCGGCGTCACCAATGTCGCCGACCCGCTCGGCGGCTCCTGGTACGTCGAGGCGCTGACCGACCGGATCGAGGCCGAGGCGGAGGAGATCTTCGCCCGGATCCGCCAGCTCGGCGGCGACGGACCGCACCGGATCGGCCCGATGACCTCCGGCATCCTGCGCGGCATCGAGGATGGCTGGTTCACCGGCCACATCGCCGAGGCGGCGTTCAGCTACCAGCAGGCGTTGGAGAAGGGCGAGAAGAAAATCGTCGGGGTGAACGTACACACCGGGACGACGGCCAAGGAGCTGGAGATCCTGCGCATCTCGCACGAGGTGGAGGTGGAGCAGCGCCGGCTGCTCGCCGAACGCAAGAGCGCCCGGGACACCACCGCGATCACGGCCGCCCTGGACCGCATGCTCGCCGCCGCCCGTACCACCGAGAACATGATCCCCGCCATGCTCGACGCCGTACGCGCCGAAGCCACCCTCGGCGAAATCTGCAACGCCCTCCGCACCGAATGGGGCACCTACCAAGAACCCCCCCGCTTCTAG